One part of the Leptospirales bacterium genome encodes these proteins:
- a CDS encoding nucleotidyltransferase domain-containing protein — translation MDRLALVAKLEQLFAANEEFAAVYLFGSVARGEDGPQSDIDIAVLYPQATPHTLLDAPFALEANLNDQLHRRVQIVVLNTAPVDLVQRVLRDGILLAEKDPSRRVRFIVDARNRYWDMRPILDEYRGAKR, via the coding sequence ATGGACCGCTTGGCGCTGGTGGCCAAATTGGAGCAGCTCTTTGCGGCAAATGAGGAATTCGCCGCTGTCTATCTATTTGGCAGCGTCGCTCGCGGCGAAGATGGTCCGCAAAGCGACATCGACATTGCCGTACTCTATCCTCAGGCGACGCCACACACTCTTCTCGATGCGCCATTTGCGCTGGAGGCCAATCTCAACGACCAGCTTCATCGAAGAGTGCAGATCGTTGTGCTAAACACGGCGCCGGTCGATCTGGTGCAACGTGTTCTGCGCGACGGCATCCTGCTGGCGGAAAAGGACCCCTCGCGCCGCGTGCGCTTCATCGTCGATGCGCGTAACCGCTACTGGGATATGCGGCCCATACTGGATGAATACCGGGGCGCAAAGCGATGA
- a CDS encoding 8-amino-7-oxononanoate synthase has protein sequence MSASRALLEWRRQLQAELHSLESKLLLRQLHVHQGRLDFSSNDYLSLNSSGKLQQWLRQTVLEDESNFVGSTGSRLIRGHYSEFEELEAQFAAWSGSEAALFFHTGYGANVGAISALCGARDQCFVDRLCHASILDGVRLAGAERIYFEHNDLDDLQAKLARRRSRGRAWIMTESIFSMDGDRPQLPALCNLAAKYDALLLLDEAHAVGLRGKSGAGLASECGLISELAVVVTPCGKAPGLMGAFVSGPLELKAWLTNKARSFVFSTAQPPLLARLMAKVIRYLESEECDLQRRRLQGLADRLRAGARQRGYNCGKSDTQIVPLIIGDEERSLAIARSLQAAGLDVRAIRPPTVPRGSSRLRVCVQAGHSDADVNELLAALPELPPGQ, from the coding sequence ATGTCCGCATCACGCGCTTTGCTGGAGTGGCGACGGCAATTGCAGGCCGAGTTGCACAGCCTTGAGTCAAAATTGCTGCTGCGTCAATTGCACGTCCACCAGGGACGGCTCGATTTCTCATCGAACGACTATCTCTCGTTGAACAGCAGCGGAAAACTCCAGCAGTGGCTGCGTCAAACCGTTCTGGAAGATGAAAGCAACTTTGTCGGCAGCACCGGCTCGCGCTTGATTCGCGGCCACTACAGCGAATTTGAGGAACTGGAAGCGCAATTTGCGGCGTGGAGCGGGTCGGAAGCGGCGCTCTTTTTTCACACCGGCTACGGGGCCAACGTTGGCGCCATTTCCGCGCTGTGCGGGGCGCGCGACCAGTGCTTTGTCGATCGCCTCTGTCATGCCTCAATTCTGGATGGCGTACGCCTGGCCGGCGCCGAGCGCATCTATTTTGAACACAACGACCTCGATGATCTGCAGGCTAAGCTGGCGCGGCGTCGGAGTCGGGGGCGGGCCTGGATCATGACTGAATCGATTTTCAGCATGGACGGCGACCGTCCACAATTGCCTGCGCTCTGCAATCTTGCGGCAAAGTATGATGCGCTGCTCTTGCTGGATGAGGCCCACGCCGTCGGCTTGCGCGGCAAGAGCGGCGCCGGCCTGGCTTCCGAATGCGGTCTGATTTCGGAGCTTGCCGTCGTGGTTACGCCCTGCGGCAAGGCGCCGGGCTTGATGGGCGCCTTCGTTTCCGGACCCCTGGAGCTGAAGGCGTGGCTGACCAACAAAGCGCGCAGTTTTGTATTCAGTACCGCGCAGCCGCCGTTGCTGGCGCGGCTGATGGCAAAGGTCATCCGCTATCTGGAAAGTGAAGAATGCGATCTCCAACGTCGTCGCCTGCAAGGTCTTGCCGATCGACTGCGCGCTGGCGCGCGTCAGCGCGGCTACAATTGCGGAAAAAGTGATACACAAATTGTTCCGCTGATCATTGGCGACGAAGAGCGCAGCCTTGCGATTGCCCGGAGCCTGCAAGCAGCCGGCCTTGATGTGCGCGCCATTCGGCCGCCTACTGTGCCGCGCGGCAGCAGTCGCTTGCGCGTATGCGTACAGGCCGGCCATAGCGACGCGGACGTTAATGAGTTGCTGGCGGCGCTGCCCGAGCTGCCGCCGGGTCAGTAA
- a CDS encoding histone deacetylase, with translation MAGKIGFFYDELFLQHDTGPGHPETARRLSAIHDRLQQQSYFGQLAMLAPRRASVEELSLCHEPDYINAARQFCTKGGGRLDADTVVSGESYRAAELAAGAGLQAADAMLSGTIDRAFLLLRPPGHHSLRSSSMGFCLFNNIAITARYLREKGLQRVAIIDWDVHHGNGTEAEFYEDPSVLFISTHQYPFYPGSGAAEDCGRGPGLGATLNVPMARGSGDADFRQAFGEQILPALDNFAPEALLISAGFDAHERDPLAALELKSSSYEWMTHRLREIAERHARGRMLSFLEGGYDLPALAESAEAHCAALL, from the coding sequence ATGGCAGGTAAAATCGGATTTTTCTACGACGAACTCTTTCTGCAGCATGATACCGGTCCAGGCCATCCGGAAACTGCGCGCCGCCTCTCAGCAATCCACGATCGGCTACAGCAACAGAGCTACTTTGGACAACTGGCAATGCTTGCGCCGCGTCGCGCCTCCGTGGAAGAATTGTCGCTCTGTCATGAACCAGACTACATCAATGCCGCGCGCCAATTCTGCACTAAGGGCGGCGGTCGACTCGACGCCGATACTGTCGTTAGCGGCGAGTCCTATCGCGCCGCAGAATTGGCGGCCGGCGCTGGCCTGCAGGCCGCCGATGCAATGCTCTCCGGAACCATCGATCGCGCTTTCTTACTCTTGCGTCCGCCCGGTCACCACTCGCTACGTTCAAGCTCCATGGGCTTCTGTTTGTTTAACAACATTGCCATTACAGCGCGCTACCTCCGCGAAAAGGGACTGCAGCGCGTAGCAATCATCGACTGGGATGTGCATCATGGCAATGGCACAGAGGCTGAATTCTATGAGGACCCTTCCGTGCTCTTCATCAGCACCCACCAGTATCCCTTCTACCCTGGCAGCGGCGCGGCCGAGGACTGCGGCCGCGGCCCCGGACTCGGCGCCACTTTGAATGTGCCTATGGCCCGCGGCAGCGGCGATGCTGACTTTCGCCAGGCCTTTGGCGAGCAGATACTGCCGGCTTTGGACAACTTCGCCCCGGAAGCGCTCCTGATTTCCGCTGGCTTTGATGCACATGAACGCGACCCGCTGGCAGCGCTGGAATTGAAGAGCTCTTCCTACGAATGGATGACGCACCGTCTGCGGGAGATAGCCGAACGCCATGCAAGGGGACGGATGTTGTCCTTCCTGGAAGGCGGCTACGATCTGCCGGCCCTGGCCGAAAGCGCCGAAGCCCATTGCGCAGCGCTGCTCTAA
- a CDS encoding alpha/beta hydrolase, whose amino-acid sequence MNAKLFSSLWRPLPGRALLAWRRHRHLTRLRDAGFQFHFHEFEGLRFHAMHGGDPEKPALVLLHGFLDSCLSFRRLAPELARRYHIIAPDTPGFGRSFLPAMRDIWRIPLMARALAGLLVDRLQLPAFTLLTHSLGGLVAAHLQLYLQSCKRQEFVKAVHMLAPGVLRLQPEERERLRRMVYPQTRAEVRQLIDAFYIESAPQLPDLIVDGLLWDWARPGYAYLASNTIEEEERTFLRPAQLGQLQAPQHIYWCEREAVLPAWNARALRKLCSGRRGWRYTNIAGSGHAAHLEHPERVLAALRL is encoded by the coding sequence ATGAATGCTAAATTGTTTTCCTCGCTCTGGCGTCCTCTGCCGGGACGCGCCTTGCTGGCCTGGCGACGCCATCGACATCTGACACGGTTGCGCGACGCTGGCTTTCAATTCCATTTTCACGAGTTTGAAGGCTTGCGCTTTCATGCCATGCATGGCGGAGATCCGGAAAAACCGGCGCTGGTTCTGTTGCATGGTTTCCTCGATTCCTGCTTGAGCTTTCGCCGTCTGGCGCCGGAGCTTGCCAGGCGATACCACATTATCGCTCCTGATACTCCGGGCTTTGGGCGCAGCTTCCTGCCTGCGATGCGCGACATCTGGCGCATTCCGCTGATGGCCCGGGCCCTCGCAGGCCTGCTTGTCGATCGACTGCAGCTGCCGGCCTTTACGCTGCTGACGCACAGCCTGGGCGGCCTGGTTGCGGCTCATCTACAATTGTATCTGCAAAGTTGCAAGCGTCAGGAGTTTGTGAAGGCAGTGCATATGCTGGCCCCGGGCGTGCTGCGCTTGCAGCCAGAAGAACGCGAACGATTGCGGCGCATGGTCTATCCACAGACGCGCGCTGAAGTTCGCCAGCTGATTGACGCCTTTTACATCGAATCTGCGCCGCAGCTGCCCGATCTGATTGTCGACGGACTGCTGTGGGACTGGGCGCGACCAGGCTACGCCTATCTGGCGAGCAACACGATCGAGGAGGAAGAGCGAACTTTCTTGCGTCCTGCGCAACTGGGTCAGCTGCAGGCGCCGCAGCATATCTACTGGTGCGAACGCGAGGCTGTCCTGCCCGCCTGGAATGCTCGCGCCTTGCGAAAGCTTTGCTCTGGGCGCAGAGGATGGCGCTATACAAACATCGCTGGCAGCGGTCATGCTGCACATCTCGAACATCCGGAGCGCGTACTGGCTGCCTTACGGCTGTAG
- a CDS encoding mechanosensitive ion channel family protein encodes MLAAALAALIIFAPAASRAQEATENPLAPLKTDSPRDTMRAFMESMDAFRRGRSSGDGQQLRQIHAAVRCFDPAIAEAGLDSEQAEQAAIDLKETIDRIIVVQYDRIPLSNLDGSPLKRWRLRNTEISIVLMESGDRAGEYLFSVDTVRRAGEFFARTEHLPYLPGSGGGAGYRRPWLQRYAPAWLRSEFAGVFWWQWAAIMAAIPGGLLLRLLVRLMLRSIQAFASRSRFQWDHELAERAADPASLLAAVGLWALALQLLGLSGLPHLILKAALQIVGSISVIWLFYRATDVVAASLKRVAAGTESTLDDQLVPLVARSLKVFVLLVGGLAAIQNLGINVMSLLAGLGLGGLAFALAARDTVANFFGSLVIFVDRPFQLGDWIVVGGQEGTVEEIGFRSTRIRTFYNSLVSVPNSEIANAKIDNMGRRDYRRTVAKLGLVYDTSAEQMEAFLEGCKNIIKANAHTRKDYYQVVFSEWGDSALVVMLYFFLKSPDWSRELYERQNVYLEVLRLAHRIGVSFAFPTQTIHVEQSDRENPAKAHTPEHLRTLAAEFGPGGKRSRPQGQGLFTPIFRE; translated from the coding sequence ATGCTTGCTGCAGCGCTGGCGGCGCTGATAATCTTCGCGCCTGCTGCAAGCCGCGCCCAGGAGGCGACTGAAAATCCGCTGGCGCCATTGAAGACCGATTCTCCGCGCGACACGATGCGCGCCTTCATGGAGTCGATGGACGCATTTCGGCGCGGCCGCAGCAGCGGCGATGGACAGCAGCTTCGGCAGATTCACGCTGCGGTGCGCTGTTTTGATCCGGCCATCGCCGAGGCCGGCCTCGACAGCGAACAAGCCGAACAGGCGGCCATCGACTTAAAGGAGACCATCGACCGAATTATCGTCGTTCAATACGATCGCATTCCGCTCAGCAATCTTGATGGATCGCCCCTCAAGCGCTGGCGTCTGCGAAATACAGAGATCAGCATTGTGCTGATGGAGAGCGGCGATCGGGCCGGCGAATATCTCTTCAGCGTCGATACCGTGCGGCGCGCCGGCGAATTCTTTGCGCGCACCGAGCATCTGCCCTATTTGCCCGGCAGCGGCGGCGGCGCCGGATACCGCCGGCCGTGGCTGCAGCGCTACGCCCCCGCCTGGTTGCGCAGCGAGTTTGCTGGAGTCTTCTGGTGGCAGTGGGCGGCGATTATGGCAGCCATTCCCGGCGGGCTGCTGCTTCGTCTTCTGGTGCGACTTATGCTTCGTTCTATCCAGGCTTTTGCCTCGCGCAGTCGTTTTCAGTGGGACCACGAATTGGCCGAGCGCGCTGCAGATCCTGCATCGCTACTGGCGGCCGTTGGCCTTTGGGCGCTTGCCTTGCAATTACTTGGCCTCAGCGGCCTGCCGCATCTGATTCTCAAGGCGGCGTTGCAGATTGTCGGCTCCATTTCCGTGATCTGGCTGTTCTATCGTGCAACGGACGTCGTCGCTGCCAGCTTGAAACGCGTTGCCGCCGGAACGGAGTCAACCCTCGATGATCAGCTTGTGCCGTTGGTCGCGCGCTCCTTGAAAGTCTTCGTGCTGCTGGTCGGCGGACTGGCGGCCATACAAAATCTGGGCATCAATGTAATGTCTCTGCTGGCGGGCCTGGGCCTAGGCGGGCTTGCATTTGCACTGGCGGCGCGCGATACAGTGGCTAACTTTTTCGGTTCACTGGTAATCTTTGTCGATCGTCCCTTTCAACTTGGCGACTGGATTGTAGTGGGCGGTCAAGAGGGTACCGTTGAAGAGATTGGCTTTCGTTCTACACGAATCCGAACCTTTTATAATTCTCTGGTTTCCGTTCCCAATTCTGAGATTGCCAACGCCAAGATTGACAACATGGGTCGCCGCGATTATCGACGCACTGTCGCCAAACTTGGCCTGGTATACGACACCAGCGCGGAACAGATGGAGGCCTTTCTGGAAGGTTGCAAGAATATCATCAAGGCCAATGCGCATACCCGCAAGGATTACTACCAGGTCGTGTTTTCGGAGTGGGGCGATAGCGCGCTGGTTGTGATGCTCTACTTTTTTCTGAAGTCGCCGGATTGGTCGCGTGAGCTCTATGAGCGACAGAATGTTTATCTTGAAGTCCTGAGGCTGGCACACAGGATCGGCGTCTCCTTTGCTTTCCCCACACAAACCATTCATGTGGAGCAGAGCGATAGGGAGAATCCAGCTAAAGCGCATACGCCCGAACATCTGCGGACGCTGGCTGCGGAATTTGGACCCGGGGGGAAGCGATCGCGGCCGCAGGGTCAGGGACTCTTCACGCCAATCTTTCGCGAATGA
- the rfaD gene encoding ADP-glyceromanno-heptose 6-epimerase, with the protein MIIVTGAAGLIGSAVARQLNERGERNLLLVDHLGVGDKWMNLRSLAFSDYLEKDEFLAMAERALAHPGQAPEFNGLKAIVHLGANSATTEKDASHLIQNNYRYSIRMAELARMYGVRFVYASSAATYGEGENGFEDNLEELQRLRPLNAYGYSKQMFDLWMRRFHFETSAAGIKYFNVYGPNEYHKGEMMSLVLKAYRQIVGDGKLRLFKSYKPEYKDGEQMRDFLYVKDAARMTVHLLLDSKASGVFNAGSGLANTWLDLARAIFAALKLPPQIEFVDMPDYLRPKYQYYTCAPIHRLRQTGYNGAVTPLADAVQDYVAGYLAPGELRA; encoded by the coding sequence GTGATCATTGTAACAGGAGCGGCAGGCTTGATCGGCAGCGCCGTAGCGCGCCAACTCAACGAGCGCGGCGAGCGCAATCTGCTGCTGGTCGATCACCTGGGCGTAGGCGACAAGTGGATGAACCTGCGCTCGCTTGCCTTCAGCGACTACCTTGAGAAGGATGAATTCCTCGCGATGGCCGAGCGCGCACTGGCGCATCCCGGGCAGGCCCCCGAATTCAACGGACTGAAGGCGATCGTACATCTGGGCGCCAACAGCGCGACCACGGAGAAGGATGCCAGTCATCTGATACAGAACAACTATCGCTACTCCATCCGCATGGCGGAGCTGGCGCGAATGTATGGAGTGCGCTTTGTCTACGCCTCCAGCGCCGCCACCTACGGCGAGGGCGAAAACGGCTTCGAGGATAACCTGGAAGAATTGCAGCGTTTGCGCCCGCTAAACGCTTACGGCTATTCCAAACAAATGTTCGATTTGTGGATGCGTCGCTTTCACTTTGAAACATCCGCTGCGGGCATTAAGTATTTCAATGTTTACGGCCCCAATGAGTACCACAAGGGAGAGATGATGTCGCTGGTGCTCAAGGCCTACCGGCAGATTGTGGGCGACGGCAAATTGCGCCTGTTCAAGAGCTACAAGCCGGAGTACAAAGACGGCGAGCAAATGCGCGATTTCCTCTACGTGAAGGATGCGGCGCGCATGACCGTGCACCTGCTGCTGGATAGCAAGGCCAGCGGCGTTTTCAATGCCGGCAGCGGTCTGGCCAACACCTGGCTGGATCTGGCGCGCGCCATCTTTGCGGCGCTGAAGTTGCCGCCGCAGATTGAATTTGTCGACATGCCGGATTATTTACGTCCCAAGTATCAATACTACACCTGTGCGCCGATCCATCGGCTGCGTCAGACGGGCTACAACGGTGCAGTTACGCCGCTGGCCGATGCCGTGCAGGATTATGTGGCTGGTTATCTGGCCCCTGGCGAGCTGCGCGCCTGA
- a CDS encoding AAA family ATPase, whose amino-acid sequence MAKIISIINYKGGVGKTTITLQLAAGLAALHEKRVLMVDLDPQCSLSLSTVDEHYWADWLERKGSVINVVRSFYESEKPELDPSWIIENALDRAWDNLPGNTPGLDLLPSHLDLPEYEMRLMSKKPRRIGSMEEFYLERYLLLREALAPLRKRYDYILFDCPPNIYLVSGNAIIASDYFLVPTIPDFISCYGIPFILQHIKNMQAEVRERGVQSQARNLGIVRNRVRQAGQHLVREHEEQGRKLREQYEDLLFEAMIMDRIGVAGLLGKRDNLYTSKQEQLAPIRRDFSELVRETLQRIGDQ is encoded by the coding sequence ATGGCAAAGATCATCTCGATCATCAACTACAAAGGGGGCGTTGGAAAAACGACGATCACCCTGCAGCTGGCCGCCGGACTGGCCGCGCTGCACGAAAAGCGGGTGTTGATGGTCGACCTCGATCCCCAATGTTCCCTTTCGCTCTCCACCGTCGATGAGCACTATTGGGCCGATTGGCTGGAACGCAAGGGTTCAGTAATTAATGTAGTCCGTTCCTTTTACGAATCGGAGAAACCGGAGCTGGATCCTTCGTGGATCATCGAAAACGCGCTGGATCGCGCCTGGGACAACTTGCCGGGCAATACTCCAGGTCTCGACCTGCTGCCCTCGCACCTGGATTTGCCGGAATACGAGATGCGGCTGATGAGCAAGAAGCCTCGTCGCATTGGCAGCATGGAAGAATTCTATCTGGAACGCTACCTCTTGTTGCGCGAAGCGCTGGCGCCGCTGCGCAAGCGCTACGACTATATCCTCTTTGACTGTCCGCCCAACATTTATCTGGTTTCGGGCAATGCGATCATCGCCTCGGATTATTTTCTGGTGCCCACGATCCCCGATTTTATCAGCTGTTACGGCATCCCCTTTATCTTGCAGCATATCAAAAACATGCAGGCTGAGGTTCGCGAGCGCGGCGTGCAGAGCCAGGCGCGCAACCTTGGCATCGTGCGCAATCGAGTCCGGCAGGCGGGCCAGCATCTGGTTCGGGAGCATGAAGAGCAGGGCCGCAAGTTGCGCGAACAATATGAGGACCTGCTCTTTGAAGCCATGATCATGGATCGCATCGGCGTTGCCGGCCTGCTGGGGAAGCGAGACAACCTCTATACCAGCAAACAGGAACAGCTGGCGCCAATTCGCCGCGACTTTAGCGAACTGGTACGCGAAACCCTGCAGCGAATTGGCGATCAATGA
- a CDS encoding flagellar filament outer layer protein FlaA gives MALIAAVPLLAQQQPGQPAGQPAGQNPPGGAGTPASIPVGDTATGLALDTVEDFEEAEDWRAKATSPLGDTRVLKIVQRGEIRATDDENARPPAEEAYSIYQNAASPNHILGVKTYFNDRGFDRVEVFPPQEFIVRGKARQFSIWVLGRNFRHTLSIKLRDYRGHLHTLDFGRLDFFGWRRLTVTVPGWLPQSTRYSLLDKNLHFVSLFVTSDHHEVGGTFYFYVDGLKTLVDRSEQSYPGSEILDNW, from the coding sequence ATGGCGCTGATTGCTGCTGTTCCGCTGCTTGCGCAGCAACAGCCCGGCCAGCCCGCCGGCCAACCTGCCGGTCAAAATCCTCCCGGCGGGGCCGGAACGCCGGCCAGCATTCCGGTCGGCGACACTGCAACGGGGCTTGCGCTTGATACCGTGGAAGACTTCGAGGAAGCGGAAGACTGGCGCGCCAAGGCCACATCGCCACTGGGCGATACGCGCGTGCTGAAAATCGTGCAACGCGGCGAAATTCGCGCCACCGATGACGAGAACGCCCGCCCGCCGGCAGAGGAAGCATACTCCATTTACCAGAACGCCGCCAGCCCCAACCATATTCTGGGCGTTAAGACTTACTTCAATGATCGCGGCTTTGACCGCGTAGAAGTCTTTCCGCCTCAGGAGTTCATTGTCCGTGGAAAGGCGCGCCAGTTCAGCATCTGGGTGCTGGGACGCAATTTCCGTCACACGCTATCGATCAAGCTGCGCGACTATCGCGGCCATTTGCATACCCTTGATTTTGGCCGACTGGATTTTTTTGGCTGGCGCCGACTGACGGTGACCGTGCCCGGCTGGCTGCCGCAAAGCACTCGCTATTCGCTACTGGATAAGAACCTGCACTTTGTTAGCCTGTTTGTAACCAGCGACCACCATGAAGTTGGCGGGACGTTCTACTTCTACGTAGACGGACTCAAGACGCTGGTGGACCGTAGCGAGCAAAGCTATCCAGGATCTGAAATTCTGGACAACTGGTAA
- a CDS encoding flagellar filament outer layer protein FlaA, with amino-acid sequence MNLKDVSKKCAPLGLSAALAVGLAMLHSPIAAVETAIGSDVSSHELRAITIESWDKDYSNGGYGWEAVTNVDPRPQPNETYKAALANLKMEREVKLIAGTPRDIRENQNYPQARVFGLKFAFTFPGNNVVSLRPPRVDHYMVERARPHLNETALADSNYRIPSCFQDQTQSQYSNPNRPVYVDCVIGVDMPGQVKALSVWVMGRGNEYELEAWIDDWKGETHILKFGSVDFIGWRPLTVSIPNSVPQGVDSFPAVKTLVFRQFKLRATPRTSLEPVYIFFDELRVLTDVFEVHFDGATLDFDRPDCERKNRLYRLIRENARNPEAWPELVDCSKAPGPAQAGGGGGTTP; translated from the coding sequence ATGAATCTCAAAGATGTGTCAAAGAAATGCGCCCCGCTGGGGCTCAGCGCGGCCCTTGCCGTCGGTCTGGCTATGTTGCATTCGCCGATTGCCGCGGTGGAGACCGCCATTGGCAGCGACGTAAGCTCGCACGAACTGCGCGCCATCACCATTGAAAGCTGGGACAAAGACTACAGCAACGGCGGCTACGGTTGGGAAGCAGTGACTAACGTTGATCCGCGTCCTCAGCCAAATGAAACATATAAAGCGGCGCTGGCCAACCTCAAGATGGAGCGCGAAGTTAAGCTGATTGCCGGCACGCCGCGCGACATTCGCGAGAACCAGAACTATCCGCAAGCGCGCGTATTTGGCTTGAAGTTCGCCTTTACATTTCCGGGCAACAACGTAGTGAGCCTGCGGCCGCCCCGCGTTGACCATTACATGGTAGAACGCGCTCGTCCCCACCTGAACGAAACCGCGCTGGCCGATAGCAACTACCGGATTCCGTCTTGCTTTCAAGACCAGACGCAATCGCAGTACAGCAATCCAAATCGACCGGTCTACGTCGACTGTGTGATCGGCGTGGATATGCCGGGCCAGGTGAAGGCCTTATCAGTCTGGGTCATGGGTCGCGGCAACGAGTACGAACTGGAAGCCTGGATCGATGACTGGAAGGGCGAGACGCACATCCTGAAGTTTGGATCCGTCGACTTCATTGGCTGGCGTCCGCTGACTGTTTCGATTCCCAACAGCGTTCCCCAGGGCGTGGACAGCTTTCCGGCAGTAAAGACCCTCGTCTTTCGGCAGTTCAAACTGCGGGCGACGCCGCGCACCAGTCTGGAGCCGGTGTACATCTTTTTTGACGAACTGCGCGTCCTGACCGATGTTTTCGAGGTCCATTTCGATGGCGCAACCCTTGATTTCGATCGACCGGACTGCGAGCGCAAGAATCGCCTCTATCGCCTGATACGCGAAAATGCGCGCAATCCAGAGGCCTGGCCTGAGCTTGTGGATTGTTCCAAGGCCCCGGGCCCGGCGCAAGCCGGCGGCGGCGGCGGAACGACACCGTAA
- a CDS encoding 1-acyl-sn-glycerol-3-phosphate acyltransferase, producing the protein MADAFIPPSLSLPVAWTVDFTLPLLLKQVHNIQRVHIQDSDRAMLRALKSQRLIYASNHPSTAEPPVAYAVANRMGARFHYMAARGVFDWGYGFVGRFIQSVGAFSVLPGIADRESLRQSRAVLSAPQGKLALFPEGEPTSGENDNLMPFQSGLAQLGFWSLEDARKNEAGADIKVLPAFVKYVYHGTDPALKVELHTSLRRLEQRLKIDPGNRNLLRRFLFLGRMLLERAEQEYRIPAASKTDFDYRVGRLRHAILDQVQDRFRFPGYEPGADAIHKLRFLMAQLEVIEVGLAETARLPQLKREDRAWARRECLKAYAFIAARAGYLIERPTPERFFEWLTRFENFVFQESKSRLRSAHVFFATPISLGDAYNEYAKNKRRTVERVTVELRSAIDHLMQQALALSQPLVRPGDLSEELG; encoded by the coding sequence ATGGCGGACGCCTTTATTCCACCTTCTTTGAGCCTGCCTGTCGCCTGGACGGTGGATTTTACCCTGCCGCTGCTGCTGAAGCAGGTGCATAACATCCAGCGCGTCCACATTCAAGATAGCGATCGTGCCATGCTACGTGCGCTAAAGAGTCAGCGCCTGATCTATGCCAGCAATCATCCTTCCACAGCCGAACCGCCTGTAGCCTACGCGGTAGCAAATCGCATGGGCGCGCGTTTTCACTATATGGCGGCGCGCGGCGTCTTCGATTGGGGCTATGGCTTTGTGGGCCGTTTCATCCAGAGTGTAGGCGCCTTTTCCGTTTTGCCGGGTATAGCCGATCGAGAATCGCTGCGCCAGTCGCGCGCTGTCCTTTCGGCGCCGCAGGGGAAACTTGCACTCTTTCCGGAGGGCGAACCCACCAGCGGCGAAAACGACAATTTGATGCCCTTCCAGTCGGGACTGGCGCAACTTGGATTCTGGTCCCTGGAAGATGCGCGCAAGAATGAGGCTGGCGCTGATATCAAAGTCCTGCCGGCCTTTGTGAAGTATGTCTATCATGGCACAGACCCCGCTCTCAAAGTCGAACTGCACACATCGCTGCGACGCCTCGAGCAGCGGCTAAAGATTGATCCCGGTAACCGCAATTTGCTGCGACGCTTTCTATTTCTGGGGCGTATGTTGCTGGAGCGCGCCGAACAGGAGTACCGCATTCCAGCGGCATCGAAAACGGACTTTGACTACCGCGTTGGTCGGCTGCGGCACGCGATACTGGATCAAGTGCAGGACCGCTTTCGTTTTCCTGGATATGAACCAGGGGCTGACGCTATTCACAAGCTGCGGTTTCTGATGGCCCAGCTGGAAGTGATTGAGGTCGGCCTGGCCGAAACGGCGCGTCTTCCACAATTGAAGCGCGAGGACCGCGCCTGGGCGCGTCGCGAATGCCTCAAGGCCTATGCCTTTATTGCGGCGCGCGCCGGCTATTTGATCGAGCGACCTACTCCGGAACGGTTCTTTGAATGGCTGACGCGGTTCGAGAACTTTGTCTTTCAGGAAAGCAAGTCGCGGCTGCGCTCGGCGCATGTATTTTTCGCGACGCCTATTTCACTTGGCGATGCTTACAACGAGTATGCAAAAAACAAGCGGCGTACCGTGGAGCGCGTCACGGTAGAGCTGCGCAGCGCCATTGACCATCTGATGCAACAGGCCCTGGCTTTGAGTCAACCGTTGGTCCGGCCCGGGGACTTGAGCGAGGAGCTCGGCTAA